From the Pseudomonadales bacterium genome, the window TTAACCAACCCGCCTGAGGCACTGCTCAGTGCGGACGCGCATTATAGGCAACTAAAAAACCGTTGCAACATTTCTTTTTACTTTTTACATGTTTATTTACTATCGACTTGCACACTGTGACGAGTCTTCCAATGTAAAACAGGTCCAGACAATGCATAAATAACAGCCAGGCTCAACACCATTAATTCGATGTGCCATGCCAACACCATGATGATGAGAGGAACGGCTAACAGATAAGCTAACGGGACGCGACCCTTGAAGTCTAACCCCTTAAAGCTGTAGTAGCGCAAATTGGTGACCATCAACAAACCGGTAACAGCAGTCAACACCGTCAACAAAATAGGCGCCAACCCAGGCTCAATTTGCGTGCCACTTCCCAACCAAACAGCTCCTGCAATGACTGCCGCCGCAGCCGGGCTCGCCAAGCCGGTAAAATAACGCTTATCCGCTGTTTCAACTTGCGTATTAAAACGCGCAAGCCGCAGCGCAGCGCAAGCGCAATACAAGAACGCAGCAGACCAACCAAACTTCCCAACATTCACCAACGCCCAATTGAACATCACCAAGCCTGGCGCAACACCGAATGACACCATGTCAGACAAACTATCGTACTGAACACCAAACGCGCTTTGCGTATTGGTTAATCGCGCAACTCGACCGTCCAAACCGTCAAAAATCATCGCCACAAAAATGGCGATCGCTGCGTTTTCAAAACGGTGCTGCATGCCCGCAATCACCGCGTAGTAGCCACAAAATAAGGCCATTGTTGTAAACAAATTGGGCAGTAAATAGATGCCTTTATGTCGCACTTTTTTGCCATCGGCTTCTGCTACTTCCTCGATATGCTCACCAATAGGAAGAACGCTACTGTCTTCCTTTTCATTCTCTGCTGAACTTTGCTGATCAACTGACATAACAGCCACCTATTCGATTTTTTTCAAAACTCTATTCTACAAAAACAAAACGCGGCCTGAGCCGCGCTTTATCTTACTCGACCAATCAATTTTTGCTCTTATCAACGATCTTGTTAATCCAAGGCATCATGGCGCGCAGCTTAGCGCCTACCACTTCGATGGGATGCGCTGCGTTGTTGCGACGATACGCAGTCATGGACGGATAATTGCTTGCGCCTTCCAAAATAAATTTCTTGGCGTATTCCCCATCCTGAATATCTTTCAAAGCCTGACGCATAGCTTTACGAGATTCTTCGTTAATGACACGAGGACCTGTTACATACTCGCCGTACTCCGCATTGTTTGAAATGGAGTAGTTCATGTTGGCGATGCCACCTTCGTACATCAAATCAACAATCAACTTCAGCTCATGCAGACACTCAAAATAAGCCATTTCTGGCGCGTAACCTGCTTCAGTCAAAGTTTCAAAACCCATTTTGACCAGCTCTACCGCGCCGCCACACAGAACAGCTTGCTCACCGAACAAATCAGTTTCTGTTTCATCTTTGAATGTAGTTTCGATGATGCCTGTACGACCACCGCCAATTGCTGAAGCGTAAGACAGCGCAACATCTTTCGCTTTACCAGAAGCATTTTGGAATACAGCGATGAGATCAGGAATGCCGCCGCCTTTGACGAATTCGTTACGCACAGTGTGACCTGGTGCTTTCGGCGCAACCATGATGACATCCAAATCCGCACGAGGAACAACTTGGTTGTAATGAATCGCAAAGCCGTGTGCAAACGCCAAAGTCGCGCCTTGCTTTAAGTTTGGCTCAATTTCGTTTTTGTACAACTGAGATTGGAACTCATCCGGCGTTAACACCATGATCAAATCAGCCCACTTCACTGCATCAGTTACAGACTTCACCGCCAAGCCAGCTGCTTCGGCTTTTTTAGCAGTAGGCGAATTAGGGCGCAATGCCACCACAACATCAACACCAGAGTCTTTCAAGTTGCCAGCGTGCGCGTGGCCTTGTGAACCAAAGCCAATAATCGCTACTTTCTTACCGCGAATGATAGAAAGATCTGCGTCTTTGTCGTAATAGATTTGCATGGTTTACCTCGTGAGTTTTGGCTGATGCCAGTTAAATAAAATTAAAGACTTAATACTTTTTCACCGCGCGCGATGCCAGACACACCACTGCGCACCACTTCCAAAATTGCCGCGTCACCCACTGCTTCCAGAAACGCATCCAATTTTGCACTCGAACCCACCAATTGAATGGTGTAAATCGCACTGGTGACATCCACAATTTGTCCGCGAAAAATATCAACGCAGCGTTTGATTTCTGCGCGCTGCGCGCCATTAGCACGCACTTTGATCAACATAATTTCGCGCTCGATGTGAGCGCCTTCCGTCAAATCCACCAACTTCACTACATCAACCAATTTATTGAGATGCTTAGTGATTTGCTCGATGACATTTTCCTCACCGATAGTAGTCAGCGTCAGGCGAGACAGCGTTGGATCTTCCGTCGGCGCAACAGTCAGCGTTTCAATGTTGTAACCGCGCTGCGAGAACAAGCCGACAACGCGCGACAAAGAACCGGGCTCATTTTCTAACAATACCGAAATAATGCGTCTCATCAGGTGCGCTCCGTCTTGCTCAACAACATATCGCGCATCGAACCGTTCGGTGCAATTTGCATCGGATAAACATGTTCTGTGCTATCGACATAGATATCCATAAACACTACGCGATCTTTCATTGCGAAGCACTGCTCCATCGCGGCTTCCAAATCTTCATAGCGCGTTACTTTGATACCAACATGGCCGTACGCATCCATTAACTTCATGAAATCCGGCAATGAATCTTCGTACAAACTTTGCGAGTGGCGACCTTCGTATTGCATATCCTGCCACTGCTTCACCATGCCCAACGCTTGGTTGTTCAAGTTGATAATTTTTACCGGCAAGTGATATTGCGTGCAGGTAGACAATTCCTGAATACACATTTGAATACTGCCTTCGCCTGTCACGCACGCAACCGTGGCATCAGGAAATGCCATTTGCACGCCCATCGCTGCAGGCAAGCCAAAACCCATCGTGCCTAAACCACCGGAGTTGACCCAACGACGCGGTTTATCGAACAAATAATATTGCGCTGCAAACATTTGATGCTGACCGACATCTGAAGTGACATAGGCATCACCTTTCGTCACTTTGTGCAGCATTTTAATAACATCTTGCGGCTTGATTAATGTGCCGCCAGACGGCGCATAACGCGGCTGCGTATACAAACCGTATTCTTCGCGCCATTCTTCAATGCGTTTCCACCAATCTTTTAGCGCAACAGCATCCGGTTTTTCTTTGCTGTCTTTGATGATATCGAGCATATCGCGCAAAACAGAATCTGCCATGCCAACGATAGGAATATCCGCGTGCACTGTTTTAGAAATTGCCGCCGGATCAACATCAATATGAATGATTTTTGCATCAGGACAAAACTTTGACGGCGTGTTAGTCACGCGATCATCAAAGCGCGCGCCCACCGCCAAAATCACATCGGCGTGATGCATCGCCATGTTGGCTTCGTAGTTGCCGTGCATGCCAAGCATGCCGAGATACTGCTTGTCGCTGGCCGGATAACCACCCAAACCCATCAGTGTATTCGTAACGGGATAACCGAGTTGCTGCGCCAACTGTGTTAACAACTGCGCGCTATCACCCTGCACAACACCGCCTCCGGCATAAATAACTGGACGGCGCGCTTCCAACAAAACTTGTACCGCTTTTTGATCTGTCCTGCGTGCCCACGACCTGGCGGTTGATACGCACGCAGCTTCACTTTTTCTGGAAATTTGTATTCAAATTTCAGATGCGGATGCGTTTTATCTTTTGGAACATCCACAACCACAGGGCCAGGGCGACCCGTGCTAGCGATATAAAACGCTTTGCGAATAATCTCAGGAATTTCCGCCGGATCTTTCACCATAAAACTGTGTTTTACGATAGGGCGAGAAACGCCGATCATGTCAGTTTCTTGAAACGCATCGCCGCCGATCAAATGACTTTGCACTTGACCGGAAATCACCACCATCGGAATGGAATCCATGTACGCAGTGGCAATACCGGTGATGGCATTCGTTGCGCCAGGGCCAGAAGTTACTAACACCACGCCTACTTTGCCGGTAGCACGCGCGTAGCCATCAGCTGCATGCGTAGCCGCTTGTTCATGGCGCACCAAAACATGTTGCACATCTTTTTGCTTAAAAATGGCATCGTAAATGTGTAGCGCTGCGCCGCCAGGATAACCAAAGACATACTCAACACCTTCATCGCGCAAAGCACGAATCAGCATATCGCCACCAGACAGCAGTTCTGTTTTTTGCTCAGTCATATCATTTCCATCATTGCTTACTACGGCACCCACAGCAGAAATTAGGGCGCACAGAGTGATCACAGGCTTCAATCATGATGCAGAGTACCAAGGCACTCTGCCCCAAGCCCCGTGGCATTCGCTGGATAAGCGCTTACGGATACGGGAAGTCGTGAGCTGGATGGGCGCACAAAGGCCGGGAAACAGACGATTGATCTTGCGGGCAGCCATCAGAATGAGGTCTTCGATGGCCGCTCCCCGGCGCGAGGCTGACGATTTTGCCAGCAAGGACGGCAAAGTCAATCAGAACAAAAAAGATACCTTCATCACAAACCCTCGGCTCTGTTGATGAAACACAACTTATCCACAGATTTCTCTCTCAGATATCCCTTGCCTTACCCAGCAAAGCGCATTATCTTGTAGCTCGCCAGCTCAAAACCCCAATATATAGGGGTTACCCCCTGAGTAGGCCCTCATAACGGAAGCAGGTGCCACAAAGGCACCTTACACATAATAAGAGAGATCACGAGGCTGCCATGCACACTGAAACCGCCCACATACAAGCCCCTACACAGACCATGCCCACCGCACCTACTCAGCAAGATGACCTCAACAGCATCGCCGCCACAGCTCCTGGCCAGCTCCGCGTCATCAAACGCAACGGCACCGTTGTGCCTTACGACAGCAGCAAGATCGCCGTGGCGCTGACCAAAGCCTTTCTGGCCGTTGAAGGCGGCACTGCTGCCGCGTCATCGCGCATCCACGAAACCGTCTCTAACCTGACGCAGCAAATCGACCAAACCTTCCGCCGTCGCATGCCCTCTGGCGGCACGGTGCACATCGAAGACATTCAAGACCAAGCCGAACTGGCTTTGATGCGCAACGGTGAACAAAAAGTCGCGCGCGATTATGTGCTGTATCGCGAAGAACACGCGCGTTTGCGCGCTGCCAAACAACAAACCGAACGCAAATCGCATCCGTCGATCAATGTGACGCTCGCGGATGGCTCAAAGCAACCACTAGATGTTGGTCGTTTAGAAACCGTGGTGCGCGAAGCCTGCGTTGAATTGGAAGGCGTAGAAGCTGACGCGATTATCGAAGAAGCGATGCGCAATCTTTATGACGGTGTATCACAAGATGATGTCAACACATCACTGGTGATCACTGCGCGCGCACTCGTCGAAAAAGAACCCAATTATTCTTACGCCACTGCGCGTTTATTGATGGATCAACTGCGCGCCGAAGCACTGTCTTTTCTCGGTATCGCTAAACAAGCGACGCAAAGCGAAATGGCGGCGTTGTATCCTCGCGCACTCGTTGCTTACATTCACAAAGCGATTGAACTGGAATTGTTAGCACCGGAATTAGCACAGTACGACATGGAAAAATTGGGTCGCGCTTTGAATGCTAAACGCGATATGCAATTTAACTATCTCGGTTTGCAAACGCTGTACGATCGTTATTTTATTCACACAGAAGACGACATTCGTTTTGAATTGCCACAAGTTTTCTTTATGCGTGTTGCGATGGGTTTAGCCGCTGCAGAAGCCAACAAAGAAGCACGCGCGATTGAGTTTTATGAATTGCTGTCGTCGTTTGATTACATGGCATCAACGCCAACATTATTCAACGCTGGCACGCTGCGCCCACAATTATCTTCTTGCTACTTAACAACCGTACCCGATGATTTGCACGGCATTTACGGCGCAATTCGCGACAACGCAATGCTGTCCAAATGGGCTGGCGGTCTCGGCAATGACTGGACACCAGTGCGCGCACTCGGCTCCTACATCAAAGGCACCAACGGTAAATCGCAAGGTGTGGTGCCTTTCTTGAAAGTCGCCAATGACACCGCTGTGGCCGTCAACCAAGGCGGCAAACGCAAAGGCGCTGTCTGCGCTTATTTAGAAACTTGGCACATTGATGTAGAAGAGTTTATCGAACTGCGTAAAAACACCGGCGATGATCGCCGCCGCACGCACGACATGAACACCGCTAACTGGGTGCCCGATTTATTTATGAAGCGCGTGTTTACTGATGGCGATTGGACACTGTTCACGCCCAGCGAGACACCGGATTTGCACGATTTGTTCGGCACCGCTTTCGAACAGCGTTATGAACAATACGAACAGCTCGCACGCGAAGGAAAAATGCGTTTGTACAAACGCGTTCGCGCACAAGATTTGTGGCGCAAAATGCTCGGCATGTTGTTTGAAACGGGTCACCCTTGGATCACTTTCAAAGATGCGTGCAAC encodes:
- the ilvN gene encoding acetolactate synthase small subunit, whose translation is MRRIISVLLENEPGSLSRVVGLFSQRGYNIETLTVAPTEDPTLSRLTLTTIGEENVIEQITKHLNKLVDVVKLVDLTEGAHIEREIMLIKVRANGAQRAEIKRCVDIFRGQIVDVTSAIYTIQLVGSSAKLDAFLEAVGDAAILEVVRSGVSGIARGEKVLSL
- the ilvC gene encoding ketol-acid reductoisomerase, with the translated sequence MQIYYDKDADLSIIRGKKVAIIGFGSQGHAHAGNLKDSGVDVVVALRPNSPTAKKAEAAGLAVKSVTDAVKWADLIMVLTPDEFQSQLYKNEIEPNLKQGATLAFAHGFAIHYNQVVPRADLDVIMVAPKAPGHTVRNEFVKGGGIPDLIAVFQNASGKAKDVALSYASAIGGGRTGIIETTFKDETETDLFGEQAVLCGGAVELVKMGFETLTEAGYAPEMAYFECLHELKLIVDLMYEGGIANMNYSISNNAEYGEYVTGPRVINEESRKAMRQALKDIQDGEYAKKFILEGASNYPSMTAYRRNNAAHPIEVVGAKLRAMMPWINKIVDKSKN
- a CDS encoding ribonucleoside-diphosphate reductase subunit alpha: MPTAPTQQDDLNSIAATAPGQLRVIKRNGTVVPYDSSKIAVALTKAFLAVEGGTAAASSRIHETVSNLTQQIDQTFRRRMPSGGTVHIEDIQDQAELALMRNGEQKVARDYVLYREEHARLRAAKQQTERKSHPSINVTLADGSKQPLDVGRLETVVREACVELEGVEADAIIEEAMRNLYDGVSQDDVNTSLVITARALVEKEPNYSYATARLLMDQLRAEALSFLGIAKQATQSEMAALYPRALVAYIHKAIELELLAPELAQYDMEKLGRALNAKRDMQFNYLGLQTLYDRYFIHTEDDIRFELPQVFFMRVAMGLAAAEANKEARAIEFYELLSSFDYMASTPTLFNAGTLRPQLSSCYLTTVPDDLHGIYGAIRDNAMLSKWAGGLGNDWTPVRALGSYIKGTNGKSQGVVPFLKVANDTAVAVNQGGKRKGAVCAYLETWHIDVEEFIELRKNTGDDRRRTHDMNTANWVPDLFMKRVFTDGDWTLFTPSETPDLHDLFGTAFEQRYEQYEQLAREGKMRLYKRVRAQDLWRKMLGMLFETGHPWITFKDACNLRSPQQHVGVVHSSNLCTEITLNTKADEEIAVCNLGSINLLQHIENGKLNTEKLAKTIKTAVRMLDNVIDINYYSVPAARTSNLRHRPVGLGIMGFQDALYKMRIPYSSDEAVEFADRSMEAVSYFAIEASSNLALERGRYSTFEGSLWSQGILPIDSIESLVQARGAEFIEVDRSQTLDWNGLRNKVRSQGMRNSNVMAIAPTATISNICGVSQSIEPTYQNLYVKSNLSGEFTVVNPFLVHDLKARGLWDSVMVNDLKYYEGSVQKIDRIPTDLKALYSTSFEVEPRWLVDAASRRQKWIDQAQSLNLYISGASGKKLDVTYRMAWYRGLKTTYYLRALAATTTEKSTINTGALNAVSANSVPDMTQAAPVPKACSIDNPDCEACQ
- the pssA gene encoding CDP-diacylglycerol--serine O-phosphatidyltransferase is translated as MSVDQQSSAENEKEDSSVLPIGEHIEEVAEADGKKVRHKGIYLLPNLFTTMALFCGYYAVIAGMQHRFENAAIAIFVAMIFDGLDGRVARLTNTQSAFGVQYDSLSDMVSFGVAPGLVMFNWALVNVGKFGWSAAFLYCACAALRLARFNTQVETADKRYFTGLASPAAAAVIAGAVWLGSGTQIEPGLAPILLTVLTAVTGLLMVTNLRYYSFKGLDFKGRVPLAYLLAVPLIIMVLAWHIELMVLSLAVIYALSGPVLHWKTRHSVQVDSK